The Pleuronectes platessa chromosome 13, fPlePla1.1, whole genome shotgun sequence genome includes a window with the following:
- the rock1 gene encoding rho-associated protein kinase 1 isoform X2, whose amino-acid sequence MTAKKSAGDSMEARFEKIDAMLKDPKSEINTDCLLDGLDALVYDLDFPALRKNKSIDNFLNRYKETISKIRDLRMKAVDYEVVKVIGRGAFGEVQLVRHKATCKVYAMKLLSKFEMIKRSDSAFFWEERDIMAFASSGWVVQLFFAFQDDRYLYMVMEYMPGGDLVNLMSNYDVPEKWARFYTAEVVLALDGIHSMGFIHRDVKPDNMLLDKAGHLKLADFGTCMKMNKDGMVRCDTAVGTPDYISPEVLKSQGGDGYYGRECDWWSVGVFLYEMLVGDTPFYADSLVGTYSKIMNHKNALTFPDVSDISNDAKNLICAFLTDREVRLGRNGVDEIKRHPFFKNDQWTWENIRETAAPVVPELSSDVDTSNFDDIEEDKGEEETFPIPKAFVGNQLPFVGFTYYSNQHLLRGTATKTGDKRSSSTKEEKAHLENLQKRIYHLEEQLHSEMQLKDELEQKCRTSNTKIDKIIKELDEEANQRKSSEASISLLEKDKIMLQHRFTEYQRKADQDAEKRRNLENEVSTLKEQLEDMRKISQNSQASNDKIAQLQSQLEEANDLLRAESDTAARLRKSHTEMAKSMSQLESLNRDLQERSRSADGEKVQLEKELLLLQSTLDSERRNYSQGSEEIMELQARMAGVQEDNRNLKLSVSKVEAERKQAQERSNNLEKEKNNLEIDLNYKLKTLQQRLEQEQTEHRVTRAQLTDKYESIEEAKSAAMNAVQVKMSEENGSRMRAESRVVEVEKQCSMLEFDLKQSVQKMEQLMKQKERLEDDVKSLRMQVEQESSKRVQAQNEWKSRTQEVDRLRCSEKQLKQESNSALESKRSLEFQLAQLTKQYRGNEGQMRELQDQLEAEQYFSTLYKTQVKELKEEIEERNRQVQDAHKKVQDLCGERDSLSAQLDLTVTKAESEQLARALQEEQYFELSQENKKALTRHKQEISEKEGTITRLEESNKTLTKDVEHLSKEKTDLSEKLSTQEEEYEAQKEEITITIRANYEKVLNTERTLKTQAVNKLAEILNRKDMKLDQKKKGSTADLRKKEKEARKLQAELIQEKDKFNHMAIKYQKELSEMQGQLVEESTYRNELQMQLDSKESDIEQLREKLNDLQLRMENSSVTSLQTDETDSNIAESRLEGWLSIPNRANIKRYGWKKQYVVVSSKKILFYNDEQDKEQSNPSMVLDIDKLFHVRPVTQGDVYRAETEEIPRIFQILYANEGECRKDAEMETVPQGDKTNCFPHKGHEFIPTLYHFPTNCEACSKPLWNVFKPPPALECRRCHVKCHKDHLDKKEDVIAPCKVNYDVTSARDMLLLALTQDEQKKWIGHLGKKIPKTPPSTFSRASPRSMSTRSGPNQSFRRNPKSNTGKLS is encoded by the exons ATGACAGCGAAAAAGTCTGCCGGGGACAGTATGGAGGCTCGATTCGAAAAAATCGATGCCATGTTGAAGGACCCCAAGTCGGAAATAAACACGGATTGTCTTCTG gACGGCTTGGATGCACTGGTGTACGACCTTGACTTTCCTGCCCTGAGGAAAAACAAGAGCATTGACAACTTCTTGAATAGAT ATAAGGAAACTATAAGTAAAATCCGTGATCTACGCATGAAAGCTGTAGACTATGAGGTGGTTAAAGTTATTGGGAGAGGTGCGTTTGGAGAGGTGCAATTG GTAAGACACAAAGCCACATGCAAAGTATACGCCATGAAGCTGCTCAGCAAGTTTGAGATGATCAAGAGATCAGATTCTGCTTTCTTCTGGGAGGAGAGGGACATCATGGCGTTCGCCAGCAGCGGATGGGTGGTGCAG cTCTTTTTTGCTTTCCAAGATGATCGCTACCTCTACATGGTAATGGAGTACATGCCCGGTGGCGATTTGGTTAACTTGATGAGCAACTATGATGTCCCCGAGAAGTGGGCCCGCTTTTACACAGCTGAGGTGGTGCTGGCTCTCGATGGAATCCACTCGATGGGCTTTATTCACAG GGACGTGAAGCCTGATAACATGTTGCTCGACAAAGCGGGCCACTTGAAACTGGCGGATTTTGGGACCTGCATGAAAATGAACAAG GATGGTATGGTACGATGTGACACAGCAGTGGGAACTCCAGACTACATTTCACCCGAGGTACTGAAATCCCAAGGGGGAGATGGATACTACGGAAGAGAGTGTGACTGGTGGTCGGTGGGAGTGTTCCTGTACGAAATGCTAGTTG GCGACACGCCATTCTATGCAGACTCACTGGTCGGGACCTACAGCAAAATTATGAACCACAAGAACGCCCTGACCTTCCCTGATGTCAGCGACATCTCCAACGATGCCAAGAATCTCATCTGCGCTTTCCTGACTGACAG GGAAGTCCGGCTTGGCCGTAACGGTGTAGATGAGATCAAGAGGCATCCCTTCTTCAAGAATGACCAATGGACGTGGGagaacatcagagaga CGGCTGCTCCAGTGGTGCCTGAACTGAGCAGTGACGTTGACACCAGTAACTTTGACGACATTGAGGAGgataaaggagaggaggagaccttTCCAATACCAAAGGCCTTTGTGGGCAACCAGCTCCCCTTTGTAGGCTTCACCTACTACAGCAATCAGCA CCTTTTGCGCGGCACCGCCACAAAGACCGGTGATAAACGTAGCAGCTCCACAAAGGAAGAGAAGGCCCAT CTGGAAAACCTGCAGAAACGGATCTACCAtctggaggagcagctccaCAGTGAGATGCAGCTGAAGGATGAATTGGAGCAGAAGTGCAG GACGTCGAACACCAAGATCGACAAGATCATTAAAGAACTGGATGAAGAG GCAAACCAGAGGAAGAGTTCAGAGGCCAGCATTTCTCTGCTGGAGAAGGACAAGATCATGCTGCAGCACAGATTCACAGAGTACCAAAGAAAAGCTGACCAGGATGCAGAGAAGAGACGCAATTTGGAGAATGAGG tgTCAACTTTGAAGGAGCAGCTTGAAGATATGAGGAAGATCAGCCAGAACTCGCAGGCCTCGAATGACAAGATCGCCCAGTTGCAGAGTCag ctggaggaggccaaCGACCTGCTGCGTGCAGAGTCGGACACGGCGGCAAGGCTGAGGAAAAGCCACACCGAGATGGCAAAGTCGATGAGCCAGCTGGAGAGTTTGAACCGTGATCTGCAGGAGAGGAGCCGTTCAGCAGACGGAGAGAAGgtgcagctggagaaggagctccTGCTTCTTCAGAGCACGCTGGACTCTGAGAGGAGGAACTACAGCCAGGGGTCTGAGGAGATAATGGAGCTACAAG CGAGGATGGCAGGAGTGCAAGAGGATAACAGAAACTTGAAGCTCAGCGTCTCTAAAGTGGAGGCAGAACGTAAACAGGCCCAGGAGAGAAGCAATAACCTGGAGAAG gagaagaacaacCTGGAGATTGACCTGAACTATAAACTCAAGACCTTGCAGCAGCGTCTGGAGCAGGAACAGACTGAGCACCGGGTGACGCGAGCTCAGCTCACTGACAAATATGAGTCTATCGAAGAAGCCAAATCAGCTGCCATGAATG CTGTCCAGGTGAAGATGTCTGAGGAGAATGGATCGAGAATGAGAGCTGAGAGCCGGGtagtggaggtggagaagcagTGCTCAATGCTTGAGTTTGACCTTAAGCAGTCTGTGCAGAAGATGGAGCAGCTGATGAAGCAAAAGGAAAGGCTGGAAGATGAT GTGAAGAGTCTGCGGATGCAGGTAGAGCAGGAGTCGAGCAAACGTGTCCAAGCTCAGAACGAGTGGAAGAGCCGCACGCAGGAGGTGGATCGCCTGAGGTGTTCAGAGAAGCAGCTCAAACAGGAGAGCAACAGTGCCCTAGAGAGTAAACGCTCGCTGGAGTTCCAGCTGGCCCAGCTGACCAA ACAATACAGAGGCAACGAGGGACAGATGAGGGAACTTCAGGACCAGCTGGAGGCCGAACAGTATTTTTCT ACACTTTACAAAACTCAGGTCAAGGAACTTAAGGAGGAGATTGAAGAAAGGAACCGGCAGGTACAAGACGCTCACAAGAAGGTGCAGGACTTGTGTGGTGAAAG GGACTCCCTGTCTGCCCAGCTGGATCTGACAGTGACCAAGGCCGAGTCAGAGCAGCTTGCCCGCGCTCTTCAGGAGGAGCAGTACTTTGAGCTCAGTCAGGAGAACAAGAAGGCGTTGACCAGACATAAACAGGAGATTTCGGAAAAGGAGGGAACCATAACACGG CTTGAGGAATCCAATAAAACTCTGACCAAAGATGTGGAGCACCTCAGCAAAGAGAAGACTGATTTGAGTGAGAAGCTTAGTACTCAGGAAGAAG AGTATGAAGCCCAGAAGGAGGAGATTACAATTACAATCAGGGCCAACTATGAGAAGGTGCTCAACACAGAGCGCACACTGAAGACTCAG GCGGTAAACAAGCTGGCAGAGATCCTGAATCGCAAGGATATGAAGCTGGACCAGAAGAAAAAGGGCAGTACTGCCGACCTGcggaagaaggagaaagaagcCCGCAAACTTCAGGCGGAGCTTATCCAGGAGAAGGACAAGTTCAACCACATGGCCATCAAGTATCAGAAGGAGTTGAGCGAGATGCAGGGG CAACTTGTAGAGGAATCTACGTATCGCAACGAGCTCCAGATGCAGTTGGACAGCAAGGAGAGCGACATCGAGCAGCTTAGGGAGAAACTGAACGACCTGCAACTGCGCATGGAAAACTCGAGTGTCACCAGTTTGCAGACCGATGAGACGGACAGCAACATCGCAG AATCCAGACTGGAGGGTTGGCTGTCCATTCCTAATCGTGCTAATATCAAAAGATACGGATGGAAGAAACAG TATGTGGTGGTGAGCAGTAAGAAGATTCTGTTCTACAATGACGAGCAGGATAAGGAGCAGTCCAACCCTTCAATGGTACTAGATATAGA TAAACTATTTCATGTGAGACCAGTAACTCAAGGAGACGTGTACCGGGCTGAGACAGAAGAGATTCCAAGGATATTCCAG ATTCTGTATGCCAACGAGGGGGAGTGCAGGAAGGATGCGGAAATGGAGACGGTCCCTCAGGGCGACAAGACCAACTGTTTCCCACACAAAGGTCACGAGTTCATCCCCACGCTATATCACTTCCCTACAAACTGTGAGGCCTGCTCCAAGCCTCTGTGGAACGTCTTCAAGCCGCCTCCGGCCCTGGAGTGTCGCCGCTGCCACGTCAAGTGCCACAAGGACCATCTCGACAAAAAGGAGGACGTTATTGCTCCTTGCAAAG TAAACTACGATGTGACCTCTGCCCGGGACATGCTTCTGCTCGCCCTGACACAAGACGAGCAGAAGAAATGGATTGGTCACCTGGGAAAGAAGATTCCCAAGACCCCGCCATCAACTTTTTCAAGAGCTTCTCCTCGTTCCATGTCCACTCGCTCTGGACCAAACCAGTCCTTCCGCAGGAACCCTAAAAGCAATACAGGAAAGCTGAG
- the rock1 gene encoding rho-associated protein kinase 1 isoform X1, whose protein sequence is MTAKKSAGDSMEARFEKIDAMLKDPKSEINTDCLLDGLDALVYDLDFPALRKNKSIDNFLNRYKETISKIRDLRMKAVDYEVVKVIGRGAFGEVQLVRHKATCKVYAMKLLSKFEMIKRSDSAFFWEERDIMAFASSGWVVQLFFAFQDDRYLYMVMEYMPGGDLVNLMSNYDVPEKWARFYTAEVVLALDGIHSMGFIHRDVKPDNMLLDKAGHLKLADFGTCMKMNKDGMVRCDTAVGTPDYISPEVLKSQGGDGYYGRECDWWSVGVFLYEMLVGDTPFYADSLVGTYSKIMNHKNALTFPDVSDISNDAKNLICAFLTDREVRLGRNGVDEIKRHPFFKNDQWTWENIRETAAPVVPELSSDVDTSNFDDIEEDKGEEETFPIPKAFVGNQLPFVGFTYYSNQHLLRGTATKTGDKRSSSTKEEKAHLENLQKRIYHLEEQLHSEMQLKDELEQKCRTSNTKIDKIIKELDEEANQRKSSEASISLLEKDKIMLQHRFTEYQRKADQDAEKRRNLENEVSTLKEQLEDMRKISQNSQASNDKIAQLQSQLEEANDLLRAESDTAARLRKSHTEMAKSMSQLESLNRDLQERSRSADGEKVQLEKELLLLQSTLDSERRNYSQGSEEIMELQARMAGVQEDNRNLKLSVSKVEAERKQAQERSNNLEKEKNNLEIDLNYKLKTLQQRLEQEQTEHRVTRAQLTDKYESIEEAKSAAMNAVQVKMSEENGSRMRAESRVVEVEKQCSMLEFDLKQSVQKMEQLMKQKERLEDDVKSLRMQVEQESSKRVQAQNEWKSRTQEVDRLRCSEKQLKQESNSALESKRSLEFQLAQLTKQYRGNEGQMRELQDQLEAEQYFSTLYKTQVKELKEEIEERNRQVQDAHKKVQDLCGERDSLSAQLDLTVTKAESEQLARALQEEQYFELSQENKKALTRHKQEISEKEGTITRLEESNKTLTKDVEHLSKEKTDLSEKLSTQEEEYEAQKEEITITIRANYEKVLNTERTLKTQAVNKLAEILNRKDMKLDQKKKGSTADLRKKEKEARKLQAELIQEKDKFNHMAIKYQKELSEMQGQLVEESTYRNELQMQLDSKESDIEQLREKLNDLQLRMENSSVTSLQTDETDSNIAESRLEGWLSIPNRANIKRYGWKKQYVVVSSKKILFYNDEQDKEQSNPSMVLDIDKLFHVRPVTQGDVYRAETEEIPRIFQILYANEGECRKDAEMETVPQGDKTNCFPHKGHEFIPTLYHFPTNCEACSKPLWNVFKPPPALECRRCHVKCHKDHLDKKEDVIAPCKVNYDVTSARDMLLLALTQDEQKKWIGHLGKKIPKTPPSTFSRASPRSMSTRSGPNQSFRRNPKSNTGKLSRAQSSLQAADTTSSTC, encoded by the exons ATGACAGCGAAAAAGTCTGCCGGGGACAGTATGGAGGCTCGATTCGAAAAAATCGATGCCATGTTGAAGGACCCCAAGTCGGAAATAAACACGGATTGTCTTCTG gACGGCTTGGATGCACTGGTGTACGACCTTGACTTTCCTGCCCTGAGGAAAAACAAGAGCATTGACAACTTCTTGAATAGAT ATAAGGAAACTATAAGTAAAATCCGTGATCTACGCATGAAAGCTGTAGACTATGAGGTGGTTAAAGTTATTGGGAGAGGTGCGTTTGGAGAGGTGCAATTG GTAAGACACAAAGCCACATGCAAAGTATACGCCATGAAGCTGCTCAGCAAGTTTGAGATGATCAAGAGATCAGATTCTGCTTTCTTCTGGGAGGAGAGGGACATCATGGCGTTCGCCAGCAGCGGATGGGTGGTGCAG cTCTTTTTTGCTTTCCAAGATGATCGCTACCTCTACATGGTAATGGAGTACATGCCCGGTGGCGATTTGGTTAACTTGATGAGCAACTATGATGTCCCCGAGAAGTGGGCCCGCTTTTACACAGCTGAGGTGGTGCTGGCTCTCGATGGAATCCACTCGATGGGCTTTATTCACAG GGACGTGAAGCCTGATAACATGTTGCTCGACAAAGCGGGCCACTTGAAACTGGCGGATTTTGGGACCTGCATGAAAATGAACAAG GATGGTATGGTACGATGTGACACAGCAGTGGGAACTCCAGACTACATTTCACCCGAGGTACTGAAATCCCAAGGGGGAGATGGATACTACGGAAGAGAGTGTGACTGGTGGTCGGTGGGAGTGTTCCTGTACGAAATGCTAGTTG GCGACACGCCATTCTATGCAGACTCACTGGTCGGGACCTACAGCAAAATTATGAACCACAAGAACGCCCTGACCTTCCCTGATGTCAGCGACATCTCCAACGATGCCAAGAATCTCATCTGCGCTTTCCTGACTGACAG GGAAGTCCGGCTTGGCCGTAACGGTGTAGATGAGATCAAGAGGCATCCCTTCTTCAAGAATGACCAATGGACGTGGGagaacatcagagaga CGGCTGCTCCAGTGGTGCCTGAACTGAGCAGTGACGTTGACACCAGTAACTTTGACGACATTGAGGAGgataaaggagaggaggagaccttTCCAATACCAAAGGCCTTTGTGGGCAACCAGCTCCCCTTTGTAGGCTTCACCTACTACAGCAATCAGCA CCTTTTGCGCGGCACCGCCACAAAGACCGGTGATAAACGTAGCAGCTCCACAAAGGAAGAGAAGGCCCAT CTGGAAAACCTGCAGAAACGGATCTACCAtctggaggagcagctccaCAGTGAGATGCAGCTGAAGGATGAATTGGAGCAGAAGTGCAG GACGTCGAACACCAAGATCGACAAGATCATTAAAGAACTGGATGAAGAG GCAAACCAGAGGAAGAGTTCAGAGGCCAGCATTTCTCTGCTGGAGAAGGACAAGATCATGCTGCAGCACAGATTCACAGAGTACCAAAGAAAAGCTGACCAGGATGCAGAGAAGAGACGCAATTTGGAGAATGAGG tgTCAACTTTGAAGGAGCAGCTTGAAGATATGAGGAAGATCAGCCAGAACTCGCAGGCCTCGAATGACAAGATCGCCCAGTTGCAGAGTCag ctggaggaggccaaCGACCTGCTGCGTGCAGAGTCGGACACGGCGGCAAGGCTGAGGAAAAGCCACACCGAGATGGCAAAGTCGATGAGCCAGCTGGAGAGTTTGAACCGTGATCTGCAGGAGAGGAGCCGTTCAGCAGACGGAGAGAAGgtgcagctggagaaggagctccTGCTTCTTCAGAGCACGCTGGACTCTGAGAGGAGGAACTACAGCCAGGGGTCTGAGGAGATAATGGAGCTACAAG CGAGGATGGCAGGAGTGCAAGAGGATAACAGAAACTTGAAGCTCAGCGTCTCTAAAGTGGAGGCAGAACGTAAACAGGCCCAGGAGAGAAGCAATAACCTGGAGAAG gagaagaacaacCTGGAGATTGACCTGAACTATAAACTCAAGACCTTGCAGCAGCGTCTGGAGCAGGAACAGACTGAGCACCGGGTGACGCGAGCTCAGCTCACTGACAAATATGAGTCTATCGAAGAAGCCAAATCAGCTGCCATGAATG CTGTCCAGGTGAAGATGTCTGAGGAGAATGGATCGAGAATGAGAGCTGAGAGCCGGGtagtggaggtggagaagcagTGCTCAATGCTTGAGTTTGACCTTAAGCAGTCTGTGCAGAAGATGGAGCAGCTGATGAAGCAAAAGGAAAGGCTGGAAGATGAT GTGAAGAGTCTGCGGATGCAGGTAGAGCAGGAGTCGAGCAAACGTGTCCAAGCTCAGAACGAGTGGAAGAGCCGCACGCAGGAGGTGGATCGCCTGAGGTGTTCAGAGAAGCAGCTCAAACAGGAGAGCAACAGTGCCCTAGAGAGTAAACGCTCGCTGGAGTTCCAGCTGGCCCAGCTGACCAA ACAATACAGAGGCAACGAGGGACAGATGAGGGAACTTCAGGACCAGCTGGAGGCCGAACAGTATTTTTCT ACACTTTACAAAACTCAGGTCAAGGAACTTAAGGAGGAGATTGAAGAAAGGAACCGGCAGGTACAAGACGCTCACAAGAAGGTGCAGGACTTGTGTGGTGAAAG GGACTCCCTGTCTGCCCAGCTGGATCTGACAGTGACCAAGGCCGAGTCAGAGCAGCTTGCCCGCGCTCTTCAGGAGGAGCAGTACTTTGAGCTCAGTCAGGAGAACAAGAAGGCGTTGACCAGACATAAACAGGAGATTTCGGAAAAGGAGGGAACCATAACACGG CTTGAGGAATCCAATAAAACTCTGACCAAAGATGTGGAGCACCTCAGCAAAGAGAAGACTGATTTGAGTGAGAAGCTTAGTACTCAGGAAGAAG AGTATGAAGCCCAGAAGGAGGAGATTACAATTACAATCAGGGCCAACTATGAGAAGGTGCTCAACACAGAGCGCACACTGAAGACTCAG GCGGTAAACAAGCTGGCAGAGATCCTGAATCGCAAGGATATGAAGCTGGACCAGAAGAAAAAGGGCAGTACTGCCGACCTGcggaagaaggagaaagaagcCCGCAAACTTCAGGCGGAGCTTATCCAGGAGAAGGACAAGTTCAACCACATGGCCATCAAGTATCAGAAGGAGTTGAGCGAGATGCAGGGG CAACTTGTAGAGGAATCTACGTATCGCAACGAGCTCCAGATGCAGTTGGACAGCAAGGAGAGCGACATCGAGCAGCTTAGGGAGAAACTGAACGACCTGCAACTGCGCATGGAAAACTCGAGTGTCACCAGTTTGCAGACCGATGAGACGGACAGCAACATCGCAG AATCCAGACTGGAGGGTTGGCTGTCCATTCCTAATCGTGCTAATATCAAAAGATACGGATGGAAGAAACAG TATGTGGTGGTGAGCAGTAAGAAGATTCTGTTCTACAATGACGAGCAGGATAAGGAGCAGTCCAACCCTTCAATGGTACTAGATATAGA TAAACTATTTCATGTGAGACCAGTAACTCAAGGAGACGTGTACCGGGCTGAGACAGAAGAGATTCCAAGGATATTCCAG ATTCTGTATGCCAACGAGGGGGAGTGCAGGAAGGATGCGGAAATGGAGACGGTCCCTCAGGGCGACAAGACCAACTGTTTCCCACACAAAGGTCACGAGTTCATCCCCACGCTATATCACTTCCCTACAAACTGTGAGGCCTGCTCCAAGCCTCTGTGGAACGTCTTCAAGCCGCCTCCGGCCCTGGAGTGTCGCCGCTGCCACGTCAAGTGCCACAAGGACCATCTCGACAAAAAGGAGGACGTTATTGCTCCTTGCAAAG TAAACTACGATGTGACCTCTGCCCGGGACATGCTTCTGCTCGCCCTGACACAAGACGAGCAGAAGAAATGGATTGGTCACCTGGGAAAGAAGATTCCCAAGACCCCGCCATCAACTTTTTCAAGAGCTTCTCCTCGTTCCATGTCCACTCGCTCTGGACCAAACCAGTCCTTCCGCAGGAACCCTAAAAGCAATACAGGAAAGCTGAG